The Primulina huaijiensis isolate GDHJ02 chromosome 12, ASM1229523v2, whole genome shotgun sequence genome has a window encoding:
- the LOC140989270 gene encoding putative kinase-like protein TMKL1, which translates to MEHKHEMILIIGVPSLTFFTILVFAIICSRRRRRRRERSSTRDIEAAFECKEVDGVVNTEDLIKFQGGKDLIVQEILDAPGEVIGKSCYGTLYRASLVNSNTPTLLLRFLRPTCTLRMKEVVPIVEFLGAVRHPNLVPLNAFYAGSRGEKLMVHPFYGSGNLAQFIRDSNGEAHKWPIISRIAMGIARGIHHLHTSSPRPIIHGNLKSKNILLDSHYRPYISDFGLYNLLNSTAAQQMLEASAFQGYKAPELKKMKDVCEDSDMYSFGVILLELLTGKEPLDDNPNPDQDFYLPSAMRSAILDDRIMELYHPDFLLGLSNDQRVAVEHSILGFFQLAMACCSPSRLLRPDIMEVLNKLEDILQ; encoded by the exons ATGGAACATAAGCATGAGATGATCTTAATCATAGGAGTACCATCACTAACTTTCTTCACAATTCTAGTTTTCGCAATCATTTGTTCgaggaggaggagaagaagaagagaaagaagTAGTACCAGAGATATAGAAGCAGCTTTTGAGTGTAAAGAAGTAGATGGGGTGGTGAATACAGAGGATTTGATCAAGTTTCAAGGTGGGAAAGATCTAATTGTACAGGAAATTCTTGATGCCCCTGGTGAGGTTATAGGAAAATCTTGCTATGGGACTCTGTACAGGGCTAGTTTGGTCAATTCAAATACGCCAACATTGCTGCTCAGATTCTTGAGGCCTACTTGTACTTTGAGGATGAAAGAGGTTGTACCGATAGTAGAGTTTCTGGGGGCCGTTAGGCATCCAAATTTGGTACCTTTGAATGCATTTTATGCAGGGTCCAGAGGGGAGAAACTGATGGTTCATCCATTTTATGGTTCTGGAAACTTGGCTCAATTTATCAGAG ATAGTAACGGTGAGGCTCACAAATGGCCCATCATAAGCAGAATCGCTATGGGGATCGCTAGAggaattcatcatcttcatacgTCTTCTCCAAGGCCCATTATCCATGGAAATCTCAAGTCAAAGAATATACTTTTGGATAGCCATTACAGACCATACATCTCGGATTTTGGCCTATACAATCTCTTGAATTCAACTGCTGCTCAGCAAATGCTTGAAGCTTCTGCATTTCAGGGGTATAAGGCCCCTGAGTTGAAGAAAATGAAAGATGTCTGCGAAGATAGTGATATGTACAGTTTTGGGGTCATACTTCTCGAGTTACTGACTGGAAAAGAACCGTTGGATGATAACCCTAACCCTGATCAAGACTTTTATTTGCCAAGTGCTATGAGAAGTGCCATTCTTGATGACCGTATCATGGAGTTGTATCATCCGGACTTTCTTCTTGGCTTAAGCAATGATCAACGGGTAGCTGTCGAACATTCCATTCTTGGGTTTTTTCAACTCGCGATGGCTTGTTGTTCGCCCTCGCGTCTCCTCCGACCGGACATAATGGAAGTCCTCAACAAGCTAGAAGATATCTTGCAGTAA